From a single Rhabdothermincola sediminis genomic region:
- a CDS encoding complex I subunit 4 family protein, whose protein sequence is MKEFLNDWGLSLAVFLPLVGAAIMLLIPRRDEQLHKLVALLTSGAVLVMGVLLIANFDFDNSRTLQFVVDREWIPFINSRYIVGLDGISLPLLALTVLVVPLCVIYSWNHIPEPGNPKAFLILMLILETGMVGSFVAQDLILFFVFFEVVLLPMYFMIGVWGGEQRQYASIKFFLYTLFGSALMIISFLALYFLGSIQTFDMRLLPESATAISSTAALWIFGGMFIGFGIKVPMFPFHTWLPDAHTQAPTVGSVILAAVLLKLGTYGFVRIALPILPGAAESWAPVIGGLAVVGIIYGALCCLAQTDMKRLIAFSSVAHMGFVMLGIATLTDFGINAAIFGMVAHGLITGMLFFVAGSTKDRYHTLEISRLGGLLKQAPHMGWILGFASMASLGLPGLAGFWGEFPAILSAYDPGGSDPNVTLFRVYMVIAAIGTVFAAGYLLWLYQRVAFGTPKDEFAHDGHIRDVTLSEWLAWTPMLVLIVLLGIYPNLIFRITDPAVTSTVAAFGGGG, encoded by the coding sequence ATGAAGGAATTCCTGAACGACTGGGGTCTGAGCCTGGCGGTGTTCCTGCCGCTGGTCGGCGCAGCCATCATGCTGCTGATCCCGCGCCGCGACGAACAGCTCCACAAGCTCGTCGCGCTCCTCACGAGCGGGGCGGTGCTCGTGATGGGCGTGTTGCTCATCGCGAACTTCGACTTCGACAACAGCCGCACGCTGCAGTTCGTGGTCGATCGTGAGTGGATCCCGTTCATCAACAGCCGCTACATCGTCGGGCTCGACGGGATCTCCCTGCCGCTCCTGGCTCTCACGGTCCTGGTGGTGCCGCTGTGCGTCATCTACTCCTGGAACCACATCCCTGAGCCGGGCAACCCGAAGGCCTTCCTGATCCTCATGCTCATCCTGGAGACCGGGATGGTGGGCTCCTTCGTCGCCCAGGACCTCATCCTCTTCTTCGTGTTCTTCGAGGTCGTGCTGCTCCCGATGTACTTCATGATCGGCGTGTGGGGTGGCGAGCAACGGCAGTACGCCTCGATCAAGTTCTTCCTCTACACGCTCTTCGGCTCGGCGCTGATGATCATCAGCTTCCTGGCGTTGTACTTCCTGGGCAGCATCCAGACCTTCGACATGCGACTACTACCGGAGTCGGCCACGGCGATCTCCTCCACCGCCGCCCTGTGGATCTTCGGAGGGATGTTCATCGGCTTCGGTATCAAGGTACCGATGTTCCCGTTCCACACCTGGCTCCCCGATGCCCACACCCAAGCGCCCACCGTCGGCTCCGTGATCCTGGCCGCAGTGCTGCTGAAGCTGGGTACCTACGGATTCGTGCGCATCGCGCTCCCGATCCTCCCCGGAGCCGCTGAGTCCTGGGCGCCCGTCATCGGTGGGCTGGCCGTGGTCGGCATCATCTACGGCGCCCTGTGCTGCCTCGCACAGACCGACATGAAGCGCCTCATCGCCTTCTCATCGGTCGCCCACATGGGTTTCGTCATGCTCGGTATCGCCACCCTGACCGACTTCGGGATCAACGCCGCGATCTTCGGCATGGTGGCGCACGGTCTGATCACGGGGATGCTGTTCTTCGTGGCTGGCTCGACGAAGGATCGGTACCACACCCTCGAGATCAGCCGGCTCGGTGGCCTGCTCAAACAAGCACCGCACATGGGTTGGATCCTCGGCTTCGCGTCCATGGCCTCGCTCGGTCTGCCGGGCCTGGCCGGGTTCTGGGGCGAGTTCCCGGCGATCCTCTCCGCCTACGACCCCGGCGGTTCCGATCCCAACGTCACGTTGTTCCGCGTGTACATGGTCATCGCCGCGATCGGCACGGTGTTCGCCGCCGGGTACCTGCTCTGGCTCTACCAGCGGGTCGCGTTCGGCACCCCCAAGGACGAGTTCGCCCATGACGGCCACATCCGGGACGTCACCCTCTCGGAGTGGCTGGCGTGGACGCCGATGCTGGTACTCATCGTCCTGCTCGGCATCTACCCGAACCTGATCTTCCGGATCACGGACCCTGCCGTCACCAGCACCGTGGCGGCCTTCGGCGGGGGAGGCTGA
- the acs gene encoding acetate--CoA ligase: MGEPTIEDYLRENRTFPPPPEFVARAVVADDSIYAEAEADFEAFWARRARETLTWYDDFHTVLEWDLPFAKWFVGGTLNVSYNCLDRHVEAGRGGKVAYYWEGEPGDTRTITYAELLEEVCRFANVLKSLGVQQGDRVAIYMPMIPELPVAMLACTRIGAAHSVIFGGFSPDSIIDRVNDAEAKLIVTADGGFRRGTVSALKPNVDAAIASTPSVEHVVVVRRTENDVSMVEGRDHWYHDLMAEASADCPPVKMDSEALLYLLYTSGTTAKPKGIMHTTGGYLAQVAYTHKVVFDLHPDDDVYWCAADIGWVTGHSYIVYGPLTNGATSVIYEGTPDTPGRDRLWAIVEKYGVTQLYTAPTAIRMFMKWGHEEPEKHDLSSLRLLGTVGEPINPEAWMWYYRYIGGERCPIVDTWWQTETGAHMITPLPGVTTLKPGSATFAFPGIGVEVVDDHGRPVERGGGYLTLTRPWPAMLRGIWGDPDRYRETYWSRFPGRYFAGDGCKIDDDGYLWLLGRVDDVMNVSGHRVSTTEVESALVDHEAVAEAAVVGASDPTTGQAIIGYVILKQRFEPTPELVEEIRQHVAVKIGPTARPRTVVVVPDLPKTRSGKIMRRLLRDVAEGRQLGDTTTLADASVVEEIRQRALEAPQED, encoded by the coding sequence ATGGGCGAGCCGACGATCGAGGACTACCTGCGCGAGAACCGCACGTTCCCACCGCCACCCGAGTTCGTCGCCAGGGCCGTCGTCGCGGACGACTCGATCTACGCCGAAGCCGAGGCCGACTTCGAGGCGTTCTGGGCTCGCCGGGCACGTGAGACGCTCACCTGGTACGACGACTTCCACACCGTCCTCGAGTGGGACCTGCCGTTCGCCAAGTGGTTCGTCGGCGGAACCCTCAACGTCTCCTACAACTGCCTCGACCGCCATGTGGAGGCGGGGCGTGGGGGCAAGGTCGCCTACTACTGGGAAGGGGAGCCGGGTGACACCCGGACGATCACCTACGCCGAGCTGCTGGAGGAGGTCTGCCGGTTCGCGAACGTGCTGAAGTCGCTCGGTGTCCAACAAGGTGATCGTGTCGCCATCTACATGCCGATGATCCCGGAGCTTCCCGTGGCGATGCTCGCCTGCACGCGCATCGGCGCGGCGCACTCGGTCATCTTCGGCGGCTTCTCACCGGATTCGATCATCGACCGGGTCAACGACGCCGAAGCCAAGCTCATCGTCACCGCGGATGGTGGGTTCCGCCGCGGGACGGTCTCGGCGCTCAAGCCGAACGTCGACGCCGCGATCGCCAGCACGCCGTCCGTCGAGCACGTGGTCGTCGTGCGTCGCACCGAGAACGATGTCTCGATGGTCGAGGGCCGTGACCACTGGTACCACGATCTCATGGCCGAGGCATCTGCGGATTGCCCGCCGGTGAAGATGGACTCGGAGGCCCTCCTCTACCTCCTCTACACCTCGGGCACCACCGCCAAGCCCAAGGGGATCATGCACACCACCGGTGGGTACCTGGCCCAGGTGGCCTACACCCACAAGGTGGTGTTCGATCTGCATCCCGACGACGACGTCTACTGGTGCGCGGCGGACATCGGCTGGGTGACGGGACACAGCTACATCGTCTACGGGCCCCTGACCAACGGCGCCACGTCGGTCATCTACGAGGGCACCCCTGACACACCAGGACGCGATCGCTTGTGGGCGATCGTCGAGAAGTACGGCGTGACCCAGCTGTACACGGCGCCGACGGCCATCCGGATGTTCATGAAGTGGGGCCACGAGGAGCCCGAGAAGCACGACCTTTCGAGCCTCCGCCTCCTCGGCACGGTGGGTGAGCCCATCAATCCCGAGGCCTGGATGTGGTACTACCGCTACATCGGGGGTGAACGCTGCCCGATCGTCGACACCTGGTGGCAGACCGAGACGGGGGCGCACATGATCACGCCGCTGCCGGGAGTCACCACGCTCAAGCCCGGCTCCGCCACCTTCGCCTTCCCCGGCATCGGCGTGGAGGTCGTGGACGATCATGGCCGGCCGGTGGAGCGGGGGGGCGGCTACCTCACGCTCACGCGGCCGTGGCCGGCGATGTTGCGGGGCATCTGGGGTGACCCCGACCGGTACCGGGAGACCTACTGGTCCCGGTTCCCGGGCCGGTACTTCGCGGGCGACGGCTGCAAGATCGACGACGACGGCTACCTGTGGTTGCTCGGCCGCGTCGACGACGTCATGAACGTCTCGGGGCACCGGGTCTCCACCACCGAGGTCGAATCCGCGCTCGTCGACCATGAAGCGGTCGCGGAGGCGGCGGTCGTGGGGGCGTCGGATCCCACGACGGGCCAGGCGATCATCGGTTACGTCATCTTGAAGCAGCGGTTCGAACCCACCCCCGAGCTCGTGGAGGAGATCCGCCAGCACGTGGCGGTGAAGATCGGGCCCACCGCTCGTCCTCGCACCGTGGTGGTGGTCCCCGACCTCCCCAAGACCCGCTCGGGCAAGATCATGCGCCGCCTGCTGCGCGATGTGGCGGAAGGACGCCAGCTCGGCGACACCACGACGCTGGCGGACGCGTCGGTGGTCGAGGAGATCCGCCAGCGTGCGCTCGAGGCACCACAGGAGGACTGA
- a CDS encoding SAM-dependent methyltransferase, whose protein sequence is MPASSPVEREVRARIDRYGPLPFDDVIELALYDPDHGFYTSGGLAGRRGDFITSPEVGPLFGAVVAEALDRWWEELGRPDPFVVVDAGAGVGTLAIAVRAASPRCGASLTYVLVERSAALRARHGDHLELTVPQLALPPAGRAAVGACGEGRFEPVFISLAELPAVGIEGVVIANELLDNLPFKLLERGRDRWAEVRVGVDPQGRLVEVLIPAEPRLARLGERFAPEAPVGARIPLQLAASRWLREALTLVERGRVVVLDYASDTPSLARRSQDSWLRTFRGHQRGGPPLERLGSQDVTCEVAVDQLAQVHPPEVVRDQAAFLRAHDIDELVEEGRRTWHQRAHIGDLAALRARSRVREAEALLDPTGLGGFQVLEWKRPP, encoded by the coding sequence ATGCCCGCATCCTCGCCGGTCGAGCGCGAGGTGCGGGCGCGGATCGACCGTTACGGCCCGCTCCCGTTCGACGACGTGATCGAGCTGGCCCTCTACGACCCTGATCACGGCTTCTACACCAGTGGTGGCCTGGCCGGGCGGCGCGGGGACTTCATCACCAGCCCGGAGGTCGGGCCGCTGTTCGGCGCGGTGGTGGCCGAAGCACTCGACCGGTGGTGGGAGGAGCTCGGTCGCCCCGATCCCTTCGTGGTGGTGGATGCCGGTGCCGGGGTGGGGACCCTGGCGATCGCCGTCCGGGCTGCGTCGCCCCGATGCGGGGCATCGCTGACCTACGTTCTCGTGGAGCGGTCGGCGGCGTTGCGCGCCCGCCACGGTGATCATCTCGAGCTCACCGTGCCGCAGCTCGCCTTGCCGCCCGCCGGACGGGCGGCCGTCGGAGCGTGCGGCGAGGGACGATTCGAACCGGTGTTCATCTCTCTGGCCGAGCTGCCGGCCGTGGGCATCGAAGGGGTGGTGATCGCCAACGAGCTGCTCGACAATCTCCCGTTCAAGCTCCTCGAACGAGGCCGGGACCGTTGGGCAGAGGTCCGGGTAGGGGTCGACCCACAGGGACGGTTGGTCGAGGTGCTGATCCCGGCGGAGCCCCGGCTGGCGCGCCTCGGCGAGCGGTTTGCACCAGAGGCGCCCGTCGGGGCGCGCATCCCGCTGCAGCTCGCGGCGTCGAGGTGGTTGCGTGAGGCCCTCACGCTCGTGGAGCGAGGCCGAGTGGTAGTGCTCGACTACGCCTCGGACACCCCGTCGCTCGCTCGCCGCTCCCAGGACTCGTGGCTCCGGACCTTCCGGGGCCACCAGCGAGGTGGGCCACCGCTGGAACGACTCGGGTCGCAGGACGTGACCTGCGAGGTGGCGGTCGACCAGCTCGCCCAGGTGCATCCACCGGAGGTCGTTCGTGACCAGGCTGCCTTCCTCCGAGCCCACGACATCGATGAGTTGGTCGAGGAGGGTCGCCGGACGTGGCACCAGCGCGCTCACATCGGTGACCTGGCGGCGTTGCGAGCACGCAGTCGGGTGCGGGAGGCTGAGGCCCTCCTCGACCCCACGGGCTTGGGGGGCTTCCAGGTCTTGGAGTGGAAGCGCCCGCCGTGA
- a CDS encoding phosphatase domain-containing protein, with protein sequence MATFREPDNWRWRTGPVEPAPAVVFDLDGVLSDAAGRQHFLEWPYRDWESFFEACGDDPLIDEVARLLDVIEDSYRIVLLTARPIRVQPNTLAWLSRYELRWDLLVMRDFGDYGASRDFKRRSVGELRRYGFDLRLAFEDDRRNVHMFHQEGVPCIYIHSGYYD encoded by the coding sequence GTGGCGACCTTCCGTGAGCCCGACAACTGGAGGTGGCGCACTGGGCCGGTCGAGCCGGCGCCCGCGGTGGTGTTCGACCTCGACGGGGTGCTCTCCGACGCCGCTGGCCGCCAACACTTCCTGGAGTGGCCCTACCGGGACTGGGAGTCCTTCTTCGAGGCCTGCGGTGACGACCCGCTCATCGACGAGGTGGCGCGGTTGCTCGACGTCATCGAGGACTCCTACCGGATCGTGCTCCTGACGGCGCGACCGATCCGGGTTCAGCCGAACACGCTGGCGTGGTTGAGCCGCTACGAGCTGCGCTGGGACCTGCTCGTGATGCGGGACTTCGGCGACTATGGCGCGTCTCGCGACTTCAAGCGGCGCAGCGTCGGGGAGCTGCGACGGTACGGGTTCGACCTCCGGCTCGCGTTCGAGGACGATCGGCGCAACGTCCACATGTTCCACCAGGAAGGCGTCCCTTGCATCTACATCCACTCTGGTTACTACGACTGA
- a CDS encoding sensor domain-containing diguanylate cyclase — protein sequence MRALSRRQPGGRRRATPLSRRFTYRYLIAIAAFVAIGIAAKVGEDRALDHLETNSQQLEAAAGQPARLYRILDLATRLDVQAFEDMRTGTSSSNIKLLVSELEQEVDALRIVERALSTGEAAPGLPAAPPSAALAELYFGTDTRLDQRVQTIANAGQFVADNAAPTAEAATERGRQIDLLQESTAPTATELDRAVRLYVAQTEDIIDHRRSQSRLLMIAGVGVVVAVVLALFRPMARSIHLETSQLEEAERIHRENNERQSFRNDLAKALEVTDTRAEVLAAVERAFVAVVPNNKVELLLADASQAHLRRASTHPRCGAPQCPVDSPKSCAALRNTQRMVYESSRMLNVCPKLPEHSQAPCSAVCIPVTFDGQAMGVLHAIGPDNELPTQTQLDRLTVLAAETGARLGHLQVMAMTELQANTDGLTGLLNRRSLEARARALLLDGTPFSIGMADLDDFKELNDTHGHEAGDRALRQFATSLRRHLRPDDIAARYGGEEFVVLLPGTSITEAVQAINRVQAAIAEDLDRSSTVPFTTSWGLTDHSAGQTFEEMLSVADSALYRAKRAGKNCIVVDGVAARAASRVVDDALSSVPSPGVPTGDGTDGNSDDLIELDLGILRDGDESPPEPFGRLPS from the coding sequence ATGCGGGCGCTCTCTCGGCGGCAGCCAGGGGGTCGCCGACGCGCTACACCCCTCAGCCGCCGCTTCACCTACCGCTACCTCATCGCGATCGCCGCCTTCGTCGCCATCGGCATCGCCGCCAAGGTCGGCGAGGACCGGGCGCTCGACCACCTCGAGACGAACTCGCAGCAGCTCGAGGCCGCCGCGGGTCAACCTGCCCGTCTCTACCGCATCCTGGACCTCGCCACCCGACTCGACGTGCAGGCCTTCGAGGACATGAGGACCGGTACGTCCTCCTCCAACATCAAGCTGCTGGTGAGCGAACTGGAGCAAGAGGTCGATGCTCTCCGGATCGTGGAGCGCGCGCTGTCGACCGGTGAGGCCGCTCCGGGGCTTCCCGCCGCGCCACCGAGCGCCGCGCTCGCAGAGCTGTACTTCGGCACCGACACCCGCCTCGATCAGCGGGTCCAGACCATCGCCAACGCAGGGCAGTTCGTCGCCGACAACGCTGCACCCACCGCGGAGGCGGCGACCGAGCGAGGACGGCAGATCGACCTGCTCCAGGAGTCGACCGCGCCCACCGCCACCGAGCTCGACAGGGCGGTCCGACTGTACGTGGCCCAGACGGAAGACATCATCGACCATCGGCGCAGCCAGAGCCGGCTCTTGATGATCGCAGGCGTCGGTGTTGTGGTCGCCGTCGTGCTGGCGCTCTTCCGGCCGATGGCCCGCTCCATTCACCTGGAGACCTCCCAGCTCGAGGAAGCGGAGCGGATCCATCGCGAGAACAACGAGCGCCAGAGCTTCAGGAACGACCTCGCCAAGGCGTTGGAGGTGACCGACACTCGGGCCGAGGTGCTCGCCGCGGTCGAGCGGGCCTTCGTGGCCGTGGTGCCCAACAACAAGGTGGAGCTCTTGCTCGCGGATGCCAGCCAGGCCCACCTGCGGCGAGCCAGCACCCATCCCCGATGCGGTGCCCCGCAGTGCCCGGTCGATTCGCCCAAGAGTTGCGCCGCGCTGCGCAACACGCAACGGATGGTCTACGAGAGCAGCCGCATGCTCAACGTCTGCCCCAAGTTGCCCGAGCACTCGCAGGCACCCTGCTCGGCGGTGTGCATCCCGGTCACCTTCGACGGGCAGGCGATGGGCGTGCTCCACGCGATCGGGCCCGACAACGAGCTGCCCACGCAGACACAGCTAGATCGCCTGACCGTCCTCGCTGCGGAGACCGGTGCGCGCCTCGGACATCTCCAGGTGATGGCGATGACCGAGCTCCAGGCCAACACCGACGGGTTGACCGGATTGCTCAACCGTCGAAGCCTCGAGGCCCGTGCCCGTGCCCTGCTCCTGGACGGGACGCCCTTCAGCATCGGCATGGCCGACCTCGACGACTTCAAGGAGCTCAACGACACCCATGGTCACGAGGCGGGCGACCGGGCACTGCGCCAGTTCGCGACCAGCCTGCGACGCCACCTCCGCCCGGATGACATCGCGGCGCGCTACGGAGGAGAGGAGTTCGTGGTGCTGCTGCCCGGCACCTCCATCACCGAGGCCGTCCAAGCCATCAATCGGGTGCAGGCGGCGATCGCCGAGGACCTCGATCGGTCGTCGACTGTCCCGTTCACCACGAGCTGGGGTCTCACGGATCACTCCGCGGGCCAGACCTTCGAAGAGATGCTCTCCGTGGCAGACTCTGCCCTCTATCGCGCCAAACGTGCCGGTAAGAACTGCATCGTCGTCGACGGTGTCGCCGCCCGAGCGGCGAGCAGGGTCGTGGACGATGCCTTGTCGTCGGTCCCGTCGCCGGGTGTGCCCACCGGCGACGGGACCGACGGCAACTCCGACGATCTCATCGAGCTGGATCTCGGCATCCTCCGTGACGGAGACGAATCGCCGCCGGAGCCCTTTGGCCGGCTGCCGTCCTGA
- a CDS encoding GNAT family N-acetyltransferase — protein MEIRLAEPADAEAIRRIYNHEVTSSTVTFDLVPRTLDEQLEWLEARSGAHAVLVAADDGEVVGFASLSPYRDRPAYSTTVEDSVYVATQARGRGVGRMLLEELVKLATQHGFHTIMARIVGGHEASIALHRSVGFEVVGTEREVGRKFGRWLDVVVMQRLL, from the coding sequence GTGGAGATCCGCCTCGCCGAACCCGCCGACGCCGAGGCCATCCGCCGCATCTACAACCACGAGGTGACCTCCTCGACGGTCACGTTCGATCTCGTGCCCCGTACGCTCGACGAGCAGCTCGAGTGGCTCGAAGCCCGTTCGGGCGCGCACGCCGTGCTCGTGGCCGCCGACGACGGGGAGGTGGTCGGGTTCGCGTCCCTCTCGCCCTACCGTGACCGACCAGCCTACAGCACCACGGTGGAGGACTCCGTCTACGTGGCGACCCAGGCCCGTGGCCGGGGGGTGGGGCGGATGCTCCTCGAGGAGTTGGTGAAGCTGGCCACGCAGCACGGCTTCCACACGATCATGGCCCGCATCGTCGGCGGCCACGAAGCGTCCATCGCGCTTCACCGGTCGGTGGGGTTCGAGGTCGTCGGGACCGAGCGCGAGGTGGGCCGGAAGTTCGGTCGTTGGCTCGACGTGGTGGTCATGCAGCGGCTCCTGTAA
- a CDS encoding YajQ family cyclic di-GMP-binding protein, producing MPSFDVVSQVDAQEVRNAVDQAAREVGTRFDFKGTDSSIELNGLEIVMRSITEDRLNALRQVLEEKLVKRKVSLKALSYGKVEDAAGGTVRQVATLTAGISSDKAKQINTFIKNLGLKGLQSQTQGDQIRVTGKKRDDLQSVIASLREADLGIPLQFENFRD from the coding sequence ATGCCGAGCTTCGATGTCGTTTCCCAGGTCGACGCGCAGGAGGTCCGCAACGCCGTCGACCAGGCCGCACGGGAAGTGGGCACCCGCTTCGACTTCAAGGGCACCGACTCCTCCATCGAGCTCAACGGGCTGGAGATCGTCATGAGGTCCATCACCGAGGACCGGCTGAACGCGCTGCGCCAGGTGCTGGAGGAGAAGCTGGTCAAGCGCAAGGTCTCCCTGAAGGCGCTGTCCTACGGCAAGGTGGAGGACGCGGCGGGGGGAACGGTCCGGCAGGTCGCCACCCTCACTGCCGGCATCTCGTCTGACAAGGCCAAGCAGATCAACACGTTCATCAAGAACCTGGGCCTGAAGGGCCTCCAGTCCCAGACCCAGGGGGACCAGATCCGGGTCACCGGCAAGAAGCGGGATGACCTTCAGAGCGTGATCGCCTCCCTGCGCGAGGCCGACCTCGGCATCCCGCTGCAGTTCGAGAACTTCCGCGACTAG
- a CDS encoding NADH-quinone oxidoreductase subunit N, producing MLSQLDALTTWTSPSVDFHAFAPEIIVVATISLLILLDLFGGERNKWTQPSVAGIGLLVAGIPIVTLVYDGVDRVLFGGGYVVDDFALVLKALFVISGYVVVLISTNYIAEGDYWEGEYYQLILSSVLGMMVMASARDLVSIFVALELLSIPAYMLAAWRKRDLRSNEAGLKYYLMGVFASAILLYGMSLLYGLTGSTLLSDIGEHVRNLPEGRPLVALAIVFVIVGFAFKVSAVPFHTWAPDTYEGAPTPVTAFLAVASKAAGFVAIVTLVFVGFHDSAGADVYEPVFFVLSLVTMTVGNLIALRQTNVVRLMAYSGIAQAGYIMAPLAVAGVSLQAGETALQAIVMYLLIYAAMNLGAFAVIIAVARKTRSAELESYGGLFQYAPGLAVAMTIFLFSLAGIPPLAGWFGKFVIFRALVEPGTTPGYVLAVAVGVNSVIALFYYARIARQMWMEDAPLGDRSPIRVPVSLNAALAITVVVTVVLGVAPYLVTRLTENVTLLGIGT from the coding sequence GTGCTGTCCCAACTCGACGCGCTGACCACCTGGACGTCACCGTCGGTCGACTTCCACGCCTTCGCGCCCGAGATCATCGTGGTGGCGACGATCTCGTTGCTCATCCTCCTCGATCTCTTCGGCGGCGAACGCAACAAGTGGACCCAACCGTCGGTCGCTGGTATCGGGTTGCTGGTCGCTGGCATCCCCATCGTGACGCTCGTCTACGACGGTGTCGACCGCGTCCTGTTCGGTGGCGGCTACGTCGTCGACGACTTCGCGCTGGTCCTCAAGGCACTGTTCGTGATCTCCGGGTACGTGGTGGTGCTGATCTCGACCAACTACATCGCCGAGGGTGACTACTGGGAAGGGGAGTACTACCAGCTGATCCTGTCCTCGGTGCTGGGCATGATGGTCATGGCCTCGGCGCGGGACCTCGTGAGCATCTTCGTGGCCCTCGAATTGCTGTCCATCCCCGCCTACATGCTCGCCGCCTGGCGCAAGCGCGACCTGAGGAGCAACGAGGCGGGGTTGAAGTACTACCTGATGGGGGTGTTCGCCTCCGCCATCCTGCTCTACGGGATGTCGCTGCTCTACGGCCTGACCGGGTCGACCCTGTTGAGCGACATCGGCGAGCATGTTCGCAACCTGCCCGAGGGTCGACCGCTGGTCGCGCTTGCGATCGTCTTCGTGATCGTGGGCTTCGCGTTCAAGGTGTCCGCGGTGCCGTTCCACACCTGGGCGCCGGACACCTACGAGGGTGCCCCGACGCCTGTCACGGCCTTCCTCGCCGTGGCGTCGAAAGCCGCTGGCTTCGTGGCCATCGTGACCCTGGTCTTCGTCGGTTTCCACGATTCCGCCGGGGCGGACGTCTACGAGCCGGTCTTCTTCGTGCTCTCCCTGGTCACGATGACGGTGGGCAACCTGATCGCATTGCGCCAGACCAACGTCGTGCGGCTCATGGCCTACTCCGGCATCGCCCAGGCCGGCTACATCATGGCGCCGCTCGCCGTCGCCGGGGTGAGCCTCCAGGCGGGTGAGACGGCTCTGCAGGCCATCGTCATGTACCTGCTCATCTACGCGGCGATGAACCTCGGAGCCTTCGCGGTCATCATCGCCGTGGCGCGCAAGACCCGATCCGCGGAGCTCGAGTCCTACGGCGGGCTCTTCCAGTACGCCCCGGGCTTGGCAGTCGCCATGACGATCTTCCTGTTCTCTCTCGCCGGCATCCCGCCGCTCGCCGGCTGGTTCGGCAAGTTCGTGATCTTCCGGGCGTTGGTCGAGCCGGGCACCACCCCTGGTTACGTGTTGGCGGTCGCCGTGGGCGTGAACTCGGTCATCGCCCTCTTCTACTACGCCCGCATCGCTCGGCAGATGTGGATGGAAGACGCTCCGCTGGGTGATCGCTCCCCGATCCGGGTTCCGGTGTCGTTGAACGCCGCGCTGGCAATCACGGTCGTGGTCACGGTCGTGTTGGGGGTCGCGCCGTATCTCGTCACCCGGCTCACCGAGAACGTCACGCTGCTCGGGATCGGCACCTGA